The Kribbella shirazensis genomic interval CCGGGTCGTGCTGCAGGTCGTCCGCCAACTGCCCGAGCAGCCGGTCGATCGCCCGTCGCGCCGGATGCGTCTGGTTGTCGCGTACGTCGGCCAGCCAGGCGAGCGCCTCGCGGTGGATGCGGTCGATCACGAGCCGGTCCACCCACTGCGGCGACCACCGCGGCGCCCGCGGACCGACCACGTCCGCGAGCAGGTCCCGGTTGGCGGCCAGCCAGTCGTGCGCCTCCACCATCAGCAGGTCGAGCAGTGCGTGGTGCGCGCCGTCCTCGACCACCGACTGGACGAAGTGCCCGGCGATCGGACTCAGCGGCTCCTTCACGAACCGCGGCAACAACGACCCGCGGACGAACGCGGCCACGTCGTCGTCCCCGAGCTTCGGCAGCGCCGCCCCGACCGTCCGCGCGCCCTCCGCCACGATCCGCTCGGCATGGTTGCCGTCGGCAAGCCACTCGCCGACGCGCCGGCTCACCTGCGCCGTCGCCATCTTCTCCGCCACGACCTCCTCGGACAGGAAGTTCTCGGTGACGAACTGCTCCAGGCTCTCCGCGAGACTGTCCTTGCGGGTCGGCACGATCGCGGTGTGCGGGATCGGCAGCCCGAGCGGCCGCCGGAACAGCGCCGTCACCGCGAACCAGTCCGCCAGCGCGCCCACCATCGCCGCCTCGGCCGCCGCGTTCAGGTACGCCCAGCCGCCACTGCGGTGCAGCGTCGCCACGTAGATCACGGCGGCGAGCACGAGCAGCGACAACGCCACCGTCCGCATCTGCCGCAGCCCACGCCGCCGTACCAGATCGGCCGCGCCCAACGTCAAGGTCGCCATACCCCGATCTAACCAAGTCGGCGGTGACGAAACCCTCAGGCAAGTACCTGAGTCGACCCCCGGCGTTCCATCAGGCCCGAGATCGCGGCCAGAACCAGGCCGGCCACGGCGAGGGCGGCGCCGAGGCGGCTCGGCCACTCGTAGCCGTAGCCGGCGGCCAGGACGACGCCGCCGAGCCAGGCGCCGAGCGCGTTGGCGATGTTCAGCGTGGAGTGGTTCAGCGACGCAGCCAGCGACTGGCCCTCGTGCGCGACGTCCATCAGCCGGGTCTGCAGCGCGGGCACCAGGATGCTCGCCGAGCAGCCCATCGCGAACACCGCGACCAGCGCCCCGGGGCGGGTCTGCGCGAGCCATCCGAACGCTCCGAGGACGACGGCGACCGCGACCAGTCCGCCATACACGCTGCCCATCAGCCACCGGTCGGCGAGCCGCCCGCCGAGGACGGTGCCGGCGGTCATGCCCACGCCGTACACACCGAGGACGATCGTCACGGCGGACTGCGAGAAACCGGACAGTTCCGTCATCGTCGGCGTGATGTAGGAGTACGTCGCGAACATGCCGCCGAAGCCGACCAATCCGACGAGCAGGGCCATCCACACCTGCGGACGGGCGAGCGCGCTGAGTTCGCTGCGGACGTTCACGTCGCCGCCGACCGGCTGCGGCGGCACCCAGAACCAGACGGCGACCAGCGTCAGCAACCCCAGTACGCCGACCGCGAGGAACGGCACCTGCCACCCGAGTTGCTGGCCGAGGAGCGTCGTCACCGGTACGCCGATGACGTTCGCGACCGGGAGGCCCACCATCGTCATCGCGACCGCCCGCGCGCGCCGGCCGGGCGGCACCATCGACGCGCCGACCACCGCGCCGATCCCGAAGAACGCGCCGTGCGGTACGCCGGACAGGAACCGCGCGGCCATCAGGAACTCGTAGCTCGAGGCAATCGCCGACAGCACGTTGCCGAGCACGAACAGCGCCATCAGCCCGAGCAGGAGGCGTTTCCGCCCGGTCCGTGCGCCGAGCGCCGCGATCACCGGGGCGCCGACGACGACGCCGAGCGCGTACGCCGA includes:
- a CDS encoding MFS transporter, whose amino-acid sequence is MTPDTTSRHVSLALFALATGGFAIGTTEFVTMGLLPQIADGVRISIPTAGHVVSAYALGVVVGAPVIAALGARTGRKRLLLGLMALFVLGNVLSAIASSYEFLMAARFLSGVPHGAFFGIGAVVGASMVPPGRRARAVAMTMVGLPVANVIGVPVTTLLGQQLGWQVPFLAVGVLGLLTLVAVWFWVPPQPVGGDVNVRSELSALARPQVWMALLVGLVGFGGMFATYSYITPTMTELSGFSQSAVTIVLGVYGVGMTAGTVLGGRLADRWLMGSVYGGLVAVAVVLGAFGWLAQTRPGALVAVFAMGCSASILVPALQTRLMDVAHEGQSLAASLNHSTLNIANALGAWLGGVVLAAGYGYEWPSRLGAALAVAGLVLAAISGLMERRGSTQVLA
- a CDS encoding DUF445 domain-containing protein, which produces MATLTLGAADLVRRRGLRQMRTVALSLLVLAAVIYVATLHRSGGWAYLNAAAEAAMVGALADWFAVTALFRRPLGLPIPHTAIVPTRKDSLAESLEQFVTENFLSEEVVAEKMATAQVSRRVGEWLADGNHAERIVAEGARTVGAALPKLGDDDVAAFVRGSLLPRFVKEPLSPIAGHFVQSVVEDGAHHALLDLLMVEAHDWLAANRDLLADVVGPRAPRWSPQWVDRLVIDRIHREALAWLADVRDNQTHPARRAIDRLLGQLADDLQHDPETMERFEAWKARMLTHPDMSTSLTAVWDAMRTALIDAINDPKSTLRARGVKALQDLGGRLQEDEPLRAKVDARAAEAVGYVVRTYGTEIVSVISDTIERWDGREAAARIELHVGRDLQFIRINGTVVGALVGLTIHALSELL